The Sorangiineae bacterium MSr11954 DNA segment CACGACACCTCGTTGCAGCAAGGGTTATCGGCTCAGTACGCAATATCCGATCGGGCCGGTCGTCCTATCGTTGCCAATGCGATGAGCACGGCGTGCGCAGTATTTGCCGGATTGTCGGCATGGCGCATGTCGTGCGGCATCTCCCGCCGATTCGTGGCGTGATCTTCGCTGTGTCGAAGTCGAAGGAAGGATTTCGGACGAAGCTTCGTAAGCCCTCCAACACCTGTCGGTGCACTCGCGCGTGATTCGAAATCGAAGGAGGCTCACCTGTGGCCTTCACGCGTGCTCGCGCCGGCGTTGCCTGGACTCGAATCGTTCAAATACAGGAAATTGCACGATGAAAAAACATTATGCCATCCCCGCGCTCGCCATGCTCTCCATGGTGACCGCCATCGGAGCAAGCTCGTCTGCCCGTGCGGCCGCCGCCGGTGGAACCGCCCAAGTGACCATCGACAGCGCGCAATACAACTTCGTTGCAACGGTGTGCGACTACACCGGCCGCGGCGCGCAGCTCCAGGCGACGCTGCCCGATGGCACCAAGCTGACGGTCAACGGACCCAGCGATTACATCACCATTGCGGGCGCATCGGTCAACTTCAACGGCTGGATCGAGAACGTGAAGGGCGATGCCCATCAATTCGTATTGGCGGGCGCCGAAGACGGCGGTCCGCGCCGCTTCTTCATCTCGGCCACCTGCCAAAACTGACATTCGGGCAGCATCGACGGAGGGGAGCCTCTCGCGGGGAGGTTCCCCTCGTTGCATTTCGTCCCCGGAGCGCGGCTGCCGATCGCGTCCGATGCGAGCCGCAATTCGGTCCACGCGCGCGATAGGCGATTCGATTCGCATCATGGTGCACGAGCTCCTCGGGCACGCCCGCGCAGCATGAGCACCGTATGCGAAGGAGCGGCAGCTACGCGCTTGCTCCCACCGTCTGCGCGGTCGCCGCCGTGGCAGCCTCGCGGATCGCGGTCGCCGCGGCCATGCTCTTTCGATACTCCTCGGCCTCCGCCGATAGCGTGAACGACACCAGACCGTGCAGCTTCTGCACCTCCCCCCGGATCTCGTCGAGGGTGACCCGAAAGTACTCCTTGCGCAGGTTGACGCCGTTGACGCGGCGGCTGGCGAACGCTTGGTGTAGCCTGTTCTCGAGGGTCGGCGCGTCTTCGCAGAAAATAATGGCGTGGACGTCGAAGGGGAAGGGGACGGACGCATCTCCGAGCTCGTCGACGCGCTCGAAGGGATCGAGGCGCCTCGTCATTCCAATCTTGTAGACGCCCTCGCCGAAGGAACCGACGTTCGAGAGCACGTAGACATGGCCCGACTTGGTGAGCTGGGCTCGTGCGATGGCTTTGGCTTTCCGGTCGAGGGCGTCTTTCAGCTCCGTCTCGAGTCGCGTTACCAGCGCTTCGAGGCGATCGTGCTGCTCACCGGTGGCCACGTCGGCGGCGAGCTTCGCGCGCGCGTTCTCGAGGGCGGCGGTCTTCTGCGCCTCTTCCTTTTCGGCTTCGGCCCGCGCGCGCGCCAGCTCCTCCTCGGCTCTCTGCTCTTCGCGCATTTGGTCTCGGATTCGCCTCTGTTGGTCCTTCTCTTCTTGGACCTTCTCGCGATGCTCGTGAACCAGATGAAGCTCGGCGAGCTTGAGATCGTGATACCGGGCCGAGATGAACACCTGCTGGACCTCACCCAGCTTGTTGATGTCCCGATACGCCTTGCTCACGCGTTCTTCGAGCTTTATCACATTGTCGTATCGGACTTTGGCGATCGCCGCGTCGCACTCGCCGTTGAAGGCGCGCAGCATCAGCTTGGCCTGCTGCTTGACCATCTTTTTGCCCTCTGCGGCGCTCCCGCCCACCGTCCATTGCGTGTCTCACGGGGCAGCCTTGTCCGTCTTGATCAGGGCCTGCTGCTCGTCCTTGATGGCCTTCAAACGAGCCACATACTCCGCGGAAGACTCGAACCCGTACCGCGGTCGATAAAACCCGAACGACTGAACCTCGAGCGCCTCCTCGACGGACTCGAGCTCCTTTTTTGCGGCGGCGAGGGCCGCGAGCGTCTTGGACAACTGCTCCGAGGGCGGCGCGGCCGGCGCAGGACGGGGGGACACCGCTACGGCGGGTCGAGCTGCGACGGGCGGTGGTGGTCGC contains these protein-coding regions:
- a CDS encoding DUF4041 domain-containing protein codes for the protein MVKQQAKLMLRAFNGECDAAIAKVRYDNVIKLEERVSKAYRDINKLGEVQQVFISARYHDLKLAELHLVHEHREKVQEEKDQQRRIRDQMREEQRAEEELARARAEAEKEEAQKTAALENARAKLAADVATGEQHDRLEALVTRLETELKDALDRKAKAIARAQLTKSGHVYVLSNVGSFGEGVYKIGMTRRLDPFERVDELGDASVPFPFDVHAIIFCEDAPTLENRLHQAFASRRVNGVNLRKEYFRVTLDEIRGEVQKLHGLVSFTLSAEAEEYRKSMAAATAIREAATAATAQTVGASA